One genomic region from Sander lucioperca isolate FBNREF2018 chromosome 3, SLUC_FBN_1.2, whole genome shotgun sequence encodes:
- the nod2 gene encoding nucleotide-binding oligomerization domain-containing protein 2 isoform X1: MSVQELVLRQRTEILNALCSSGSAEHLAQVLDILLAQGALIWEDYQNIQVPGRALYTNARQLLDLVYTKGLETCGLFLAALKQVLPEVHGVGLTFSGCCSNLEEKEEYQSTSTQTLLTQRPSLVSKLQCCIDGALKALVISGHFTSADCNEVRLPIHTPSQQARRLLDHVRSKGESAAKVVLQYIQQKQESGSPLNQDKWTPPKEVLKYQKKLSSSVSAQSCFLSTYGGTSHMSLDDIYTKGELELVHNCVDVHGPLDLEDILGTVGTVNEEADTVLVSGDAGGGKSTLLQRLHLLWARGSALQDFLLLFPFSCRRLNSETRELSVQELLFQHCCWPDREQEEIFQFILNHPHLILFTFDGLDELKQSFSDEHRLCCPTQRAPVHILLFNLIQGSLLKGVRKVVTSRPEAVGPVLKKHLRKEVLLKGFSPSGIDCFVKKHHRDPTVAAKVLESLQTNTALLGLCHSPVLCWIVSQCHKELLGCGEGSLQTITDVYLMILQHFFQHQTSPKSTTGLDWLQEHLNTVLHLGKLAFEGIGATCYIFSGPDLETCGVTEKDICMGFLIQSKNMSSTHSKCYEFLHVTMQCFFAALYIVLSNNTDRSTIPRLFEPRNMRKTGLSSTCFMACMPSTDKQERALEGEATAAETPNLQITATFVSGLLSQRHRSLWLHCCPTAVMEKRVRQVSRCLSKGMQKHFKSIPQPVEGEKKSMHAMPGFVWLIKCIYEMQESRIAKCAMSKLEVDHLKLTYCNIGPVECTALAYVLQHLRNPVGLQLDNNSVGDVGVEQLLPCMHICNSLYLRNNNITDEGIRKLLAKGLQCDNFRKIALFNNKLTDACTQHFSHLLKTKQNFLSLRLGNNNITEEGAKQLAEGLKFNHSLQYLGLWGNKIGDAGTEALASALESSKSLVWLSLVGNGVGSAGACALANIIKNSTSLEELWLTDNCITRTGVECLIQALEHNTHVISVWLRNNDLSLEEVEEMTQRESRLTF; encoded by the exons ATGTCTGTCCAGGAGCTTGTGCTGAGACAACGGACAGAGATACTGAATGCACTGTGCAGCAGCGGGTCAGCCGAACATCTGGCACAGGTTCTGGACATACTGCTGGCCCAGGGGGCGCTCATATGGGAGGACTACCAGAACATACAGGTACCGGGTAGGGCACTGTATACCAATGCCAGACAGTTGCTCGACCTGGTTTATACAAAGGGTTTGGAAACCTGTGGGCTCTTCCTTGCTGCTCTCAAACAGGTCCTGCCAGAAGTGCATGGCGTTGGCCTCACGTTTTCAGGATGCTGTTCAAATCTAGAGGAAAAAGAAGAATATCAAAGCACATCTACTCAGACTCTTCTGACTCAAAGACCAAGCCTGGTCAGCAAGCTACAATGCTGCATTGATGGTGCTCTAAAAGCTCTGGTCATATCAGGACACTTCACCTCAGCAGACTGCAATGAAGTGCGGCTACCTATACACACCCCCTCTCAGCAG GCAAGGCGTTTGCTCGACCATGTCAGATCAAAAGGAGAATCAGCGGCGAAGGTTGTACTGCAGTACATTCAACAAAAACAGGAATCTGGATCTCCACTGAACCAGGATAAATGGACTCCTCCCAAAG AGGTCTTAAAGTATCAGAAGAAGCTCAGCAGTTCTGTGTCTGCTCAGTCCTGCTTTCTCAGTACTTATGGAGGGACCAGCCACATGTCTCTGGATGACATCTACACTAAAGGCGAGCTGGAACTAGTTCATAACTGTGTTGATGTCCATGGACCTTTGGACCTGGAGGACATACTTGGTACAGTGGGTACAGTGAACGAGGAGGCCGACACGGTGCTGGTGTCTGGGGATGCTGGCGGTGGGAAGAGCACCTTACTCCAAAGGCTGCACTTGCTTTGGGCTCGGGGGTCAGCCCTCCAGGACTTTCTCCTTCTGTTTCCATTCAGCTGTCGCAGGTTGAACTCAGAGACCAGGGAACTGTCTGTTCAGGAATTGCTATTTCAGCACTGCTGCTGGCCAGACAGGGAGCAGGAGGAGATTTTCCAGTTCATCCTGAACCACCCACATCTCATTCTCTTCACGTTTGATGGCCTGGATGAGCTCAAGCAGAGCTTTTCAGATGAGCACAGGCTCTGCTGCCCCACCCAGCGTGCACCTGTACACATACTATTGTTCAACTTAATCCAGGGTTCCCTACTGAAGGGAGTACGGAAAGTGGTGACTAGTCGCCCAGAGGCAGTGGGCCCTGTGTTGAAGAAACACCTCCGCAAAGAGGTCCTCCTGAAAGGCTTTTCCCCAAGCGGGATTGACTGTTTTGTGAAGAAGCATCACAGAGACCCCACTGTAGCTGCTAAGGTTTTGGAGTCCCTACAGACAAACACAGCTTTACTTGGACTGTGTCATAGTCCAGTCCTCTGCTGGATTGTCTCCCAGTGCCATAAGGAGTTGCTAGGCTGTGGAGAGGGCAGCCTACAAACAATCACAGACGTTTACCTAATGATCCTACAGCACTTTTTCCAGCATCAAACCTCCCCAAAGAGCACCACGGGGTTAGATTGGCTTCAGGAGCACCTAAACACAGTCTTGCATCTAGGAAAGCTTGCCTTTGAGGGGATAGGAGCCACCTGTTACATCTTCTCAGGTCCAGACTTGGAGACATGTGGTGTAACTGAGAAGGATATCTGCATGGGCTTTCTCATTCAAAGCAAAAATATGTCCTCCACTCACAGTAAATGCTATGAATTCCTTCATGTGACTATGCAATGTTTCTTTGCTGCTCTGTACATTGTTTTGTCAAATAATACTGACCGTTCAACTATCCCTAGGCTCTTTGAGCCACGGAACATGAGGAAGACAGGTCTGAGCAGCACATGTTTCATGGCCTGCATGCCTTCCACTGACAAACAAGAGCGGGCTTTAGAGGGGGAAGCTACAGCAGCTGAAACACCAAATCTGCAAATAACAGCCACCTTTGTGTCTGGACTACTGTCCCAGCGCCACCGAAGCCTGTGGCTCCACTGCTGTCCCACTGCTGTGATGGAGAAGAGGGTCAGACAGGTGTCGAGATGCCTGTCCAAAGGCATGCAGAAACACTTTAAGTCTATTCCTCAACCTGTGGAGGGGGAGAAGAAGAGCATGCATGCAATGCCGGGCTTCGTCTGGCTTATAAAATGCATCTATGAGATGCAGGAGAGCAGGATTGCTAAATGTGCCATGAGTAAGCTTGAGGTGGACCACCTGAAACTGACCTACTGTAACATTGGTCCTGTAGAGTGCACTGCACTAGCCTATGTTCTCCAGCATTTAAGGAATCCTGTAGGCCTCCAGCTAGACAACAACTCTGTAGGTGATGTTGGAGTGGAACAGCTTCTTCCCTGCATGCACATTTGTAATTCCCTGTA CCtcagaaataataacattacagATGAGGGAATCCGCAAACTGCTTGCCAAAGGTCTCCAGTGTGACAACTTCCGTAAAATTGC GCTCTTCAACAACAAGCTAACTGATGCTTGCACACAACACTTTTCTCATCTTCTGAAGACCAAGCAGAATTTCCTCTCTCTAAG gttaggcaacaataatataacagaagaaggaGCAAAGCAGCTGGCAGAGGGACTGAAATTCAACCATTCACTGCAGTATTTAGG GCTTTGGGGCAACAAGATAGGTGATGCAGGAACAGAGGCCCTTGCCAGTGCCCTAGAGAGCAGCAAATCTCTGGTGTGGCTAAG CCTGGTAGGCAATGGTGTGGGGAGTGCAGGAGCATGTGCCCTCGCCAACATTATCAAGAACAGTACGTCACTGGAAGAGCTTTG GTTGACAGACAACTGCATAACCAGAACAGGGGTGGAATGTCTGATTCAAGCCCTAGAACATAATACTCATGTGATATCAGTATG GTTGAGAAACAATGACCTCAGTTTGGAGGAGGTAGAGGAGATGACACAACGGGAATCGAGACTGACCTTCTGA
- the nod2 gene encoding nucleotide-binding oligomerization domain-containing protein 2 isoform X2: protein MSVQELVLRQRTEILNALCSSGSAEHLAQVLDILLAQGALIWEDYQNIQVPGRALYTNARQLLDLVYTKGLETCGLFLAALKQVLPEVHGVGLTFSGCCSNLEEKEEYQSTSTQTLLTQRPSLVSKLQCCIDGALKALVISGHFTSADCNEVRLPIHTPSQQARRLLDHVRSKGESAAKVVLQYIQQKQESGSPLNQDKWTPPKEVLKYQKKLSSSVSAQSCFLSTYGGTSHMSLDDIYTKGELELVHNCVDVHGPLDLEDILGTVGTVNEEADTVLVSGDAGGGKSTLLQRLHLLWARGSALQDFLLLFPFSCRRLNSETRELSVQELLFQHCCWPDREQEEIFQFILNHPHLILFTFDGLDELKQSFSDEHRLCCPTQRAPVHILLFNLIQGSLLKGVRKVVTSRPEAVGPVLKKHLRKEVLLKGFSPSGIDCFVKKHHRDPTVAAKVLESLQTNTALLGLCHSPVLCWIVSQCHKELLGCGEGSLQTITDVYLMILQHFFQHQTSPKSTTGLDWLQEHLNTVLHLGKLAFEGIGATCYIFSGPDLETCGVTEKDICMGFLIQSKNMSSTHSKCYEFLHVTMQCFFAALYIVLSNNTDRSTIPRLFEPRNMRKTGLSSTCFMACMPSTDKQERALEGEATAAETPNLQITATFVSGLLSQRHRSLWLHCCPTAVMEKRVRQVSRCLSKGMQKHFKSIPQPVEGEKKSMHAMPGFVWLIKCIYEMQESRIAKCAMSKLEVDHLKLTYCNIGPVECTALAYVLQHLRNPVGLQLDNNSVGDVGVEQLLPCMHICNSLYLRNNNITDEGIRKLLAKGLQCDNFRKIALFNNKLTDACTQHFSHLLKTKQNFLSLRLGNNNITEEGAKQLAEGLKFNHSLQYLGLWGNKIGDAGTEALASALESSKSLVWLSLVGNGVGSAGACALANIIKNSTSLEELWLRNNDLSLEEVEEMTQRESRLTF, encoded by the exons ATGTCTGTCCAGGAGCTTGTGCTGAGACAACGGACAGAGATACTGAATGCACTGTGCAGCAGCGGGTCAGCCGAACATCTGGCACAGGTTCTGGACATACTGCTGGCCCAGGGGGCGCTCATATGGGAGGACTACCAGAACATACAGGTACCGGGTAGGGCACTGTATACCAATGCCAGACAGTTGCTCGACCTGGTTTATACAAAGGGTTTGGAAACCTGTGGGCTCTTCCTTGCTGCTCTCAAACAGGTCCTGCCAGAAGTGCATGGCGTTGGCCTCACGTTTTCAGGATGCTGTTCAAATCTAGAGGAAAAAGAAGAATATCAAAGCACATCTACTCAGACTCTTCTGACTCAAAGACCAAGCCTGGTCAGCAAGCTACAATGCTGCATTGATGGTGCTCTAAAAGCTCTGGTCATATCAGGACACTTCACCTCAGCAGACTGCAATGAAGTGCGGCTACCTATACACACCCCCTCTCAGCAG GCAAGGCGTTTGCTCGACCATGTCAGATCAAAAGGAGAATCAGCGGCGAAGGTTGTACTGCAGTACATTCAACAAAAACAGGAATCTGGATCTCCACTGAACCAGGATAAATGGACTCCTCCCAAAG AGGTCTTAAAGTATCAGAAGAAGCTCAGCAGTTCTGTGTCTGCTCAGTCCTGCTTTCTCAGTACTTATGGAGGGACCAGCCACATGTCTCTGGATGACATCTACACTAAAGGCGAGCTGGAACTAGTTCATAACTGTGTTGATGTCCATGGACCTTTGGACCTGGAGGACATACTTGGTACAGTGGGTACAGTGAACGAGGAGGCCGACACGGTGCTGGTGTCTGGGGATGCTGGCGGTGGGAAGAGCACCTTACTCCAAAGGCTGCACTTGCTTTGGGCTCGGGGGTCAGCCCTCCAGGACTTTCTCCTTCTGTTTCCATTCAGCTGTCGCAGGTTGAACTCAGAGACCAGGGAACTGTCTGTTCAGGAATTGCTATTTCAGCACTGCTGCTGGCCAGACAGGGAGCAGGAGGAGATTTTCCAGTTCATCCTGAACCACCCACATCTCATTCTCTTCACGTTTGATGGCCTGGATGAGCTCAAGCAGAGCTTTTCAGATGAGCACAGGCTCTGCTGCCCCACCCAGCGTGCACCTGTACACATACTATTGTTCAACTTAATCCAGGGTTCCCTACTGAAGGGAGTACGGAAAGTGGTGACTAGTCGCCCAGAGGCAGTGGGCCCTGTGTTGAAGAAACACCTCCGCAAAGAGGTCCTCCTGAAAGGCTTTTCCCCAAGCGGGATTGACTGTTTTGTGAAGAAGCATCACAGAGACCCCACTGTAGCTGCTAAGGTTTTGGAGTCCCTACAGACAAACACAGCTTTACTTGGACTGTGTCATAGTCCAGTCCTCTGCTGGATTGTCTCCCAGTGCCATAAGGAGTTGCTAGGCTGTGGAGAGGGCAGCCTACAAACAATCACAGACGTTTACCTAATGATCCTACAGCACTTTTTCCAGCATCAAACCTCCCCAAAGAGCACCACGGGGTTAGATTGGCTTCAGGAGCACCTAAACACAGTCTTGCATCTAGGAAAGCTTGCCTTTGAGGGGATAGGAGCCACCTGTTACATCTTCTCAGGTCCAGACTTGGAGACATGTGGTGTAACTGAGAAGGATATCTGCATGGGCTTTCTCATTCAAAGCAAAAATATGTCCTCCACTCACAGTAAATGCTATGAATTCCTTCATGTGACTATGCAATGTTTCTTTGCTGCTCTGTACATTGTTTTGTCAAATAATACTGACCGTTCAACTATCCCTAGGCTCTTTGAGCCACGGAACATGAGGAAGACAGGTCTGAGCAGCACATGTTTCATGGCCTGCATGCCTTCCACTGACAAACAAGAGCGGGCTTTAGAGGGGGAAGCTACAGCAGCTGAAACACCAAATCTGCAAATAACAGCCACCTTTGTGTCTGGACTACTGTCCCAGCGCCACCGAAGCCTGTGGCTCCACTGCTGTCCCACTGCTGTGATGGAGAAGAGGGTCAGACAGGTGTCGAGATGCCTGTCCAAAGGCATGCAGAAACACTTTAAGTCTATTCCTCAACCTGTGGAGGGGGAGAAGAAGAGCATGCATGCAATGCCGGGCTTCGTCTGGCTTATAAAATGCATCTATGAGATGCAGGAGAGCAGGATTGCTAAATGTGCCATGAGTAAGCTTGAGGTGGACCACCTGAAACTGACCTACTGTAACATTGGTCCTGTAGAGTGCACTGCACTAGCCTATGTTCTCCAGCATTTAAGGAATCCTGTAGGCCTCCAGCTAGACAACAACTCTGTAGGTGATGTTGGAGTGGAACAGCTTCTTCCCTGCATGCACATTTGTAATTCCCTGTA CCtcagaaataataacattacagATGAGGGAATCCGCAAACTGCTTGCCAAAGGTCTCCAGTGTGACAACTTCCGTAAAATTGC GCTCTTCAACAACAAGCTAACTGATGCTTGCACACAACACTTTTCTCATCTTCTGAAGACCAAGCAGAATTTCCTCTCTCTAAG gttaggcaacaataatataacagaagaaggaGCAAAGCAGCTGGCAGAGGGACTGAAATTCAACCATTCACTGCAGTATTTAGG GCTTTGGGGCAACAAGATAGGTGATGCAGGAACAGAGGCCCTTGCCAGTGCCCTAGAGAGCAGCAAATCTCTGGTGTGGCTAAG CCTGGTAGGCAATGGTGTGGGGAGTGCAGGAGCATGTGCCCTCGCCAACATTATCAAGAACAGTACGTCACTGGAAGAGCTTTG GTTGAGAAACAATGACCTCAGTTTGGAGGAGGTAGAGGAGATGACACAACGGGAATCGAGACTGACCTTCTGA
- the nod2 gene encoding nucleotide-binding oligomerization domain-containing protein 2 isoform X3: protein MSVQELVLRQRTEILNALCSSGSAEHLAQVLDILLAQGALIWEDYQNIQVPGRALYTNARQLLDLVYTKGLETCGLFLAALKQVLPEVHGVGLTFSGCCSNLEEKEEYQSTSTQTLLTQRPSLVSKLQCCIDGALKALVISGHFTSADCNEVRLPIHTPSQQARRLLDHVRSKGESAAKVVLQYIQQKQESGSPLNQDKWTPPKEVLKYQKKLSSSVSAQSCFLSTYGGTSHMSLDDIYTKGELELVHNCVDVHGPLDLEDILGTVGTVNEEADTVLVSGDAGGGKSTLLQRLHLLWARGSALQDFLLLFPFSCRRLNSETRELSVQELLFQHCCWPDREQEEIFQFILNHPHLILFTFDGLDELKQSFSDEHRLCCPTQRAPVHILLFNLIQGSLLKGVRKVVTSRPEAVGPVLKKHLRKEVLLKGFSPSGIDCFVKKHHRDPTVAAKVLESLQTNTALLGLCHSPVLCWIVSQCHKELLGCGEGSLQTITDVYLMILQHFFQHQTSPKSTTGLDWLQEHLNTVLHLGKLAFEGIGATCYIFSGPDLETCGVTEKDICMGFLIQSKNMSSTHSKCYEFLHVTMQCFFAALYIVLSNNTDRSTIPRLFEPRNMRKTGLSSTCFMACMPSTDKQERALEGEATAAETPNLQITATFVSGLLSQRHRSLWLHCCPTAVMEKRVRQVSRCLSKGMQKHFKSIPQPVEGEKKSMHAMPGFVWLIKCIYEMQESRIAKCAMSKLEVDHLKLTYCNIGPVECTALAYVLQHLRNPVGLQLDNNSVGDVGVEQLLPCMHICNSLYLRNNNITDEGIRKLLAKGLQCDNFRKIALFNNKLTDACTQHFSHLLKTKQNFLSLRLGNNNITEEGAKQLAEGLKFNHSLQYLGLWGNKIGDAGTEALASALESSKSLVWLRLRNNDLSLEEVEEMTQRESRLTF, encoded by the exons ATGTCTGTCCAGGAGCTTGTGCTGAGACAACGGACAGAGATACTGAATGCACTGTGCAGCAGCGGGTCAGCCGAACATCTGGCACAGGTTCTGGACATACTGCTGGCCCAGGGGGCGCTCATATGGGAGGACTACCAGAACATACAGGTACCGGGTAGGGCACTGTATACCAATGCCAGACAGTTGCTCGACCTGGTTTATACAAAGGGTTTGGAAACCTGTGGGCTCTTCCTTGCTGCTCTCAAACAGGTCCTGCCAGAAGTGCATGGCGTTGGCCTCACGTTTTCAGGATGCTGTTCAAATCTAGAGGAAAAAGAAGAATATCAAAGCACATCTACTCAGACTCTTCTGACTCAAAGACCAAGCCTGGTCAGCAAGCTACAATGCTGCATTGATGGTGCTCTAAAAGCTCTGGTCATATCAGGACACTTCACCTCAGCAGACTGCAATGAAGTGCGGCTACCTATACACACCCCCTCTCAGCAG GCAAGGCGTTTGCTCGACCATGTCAGATCAAAAGGAGAATCAGCGGCGAAGGTTGTACTGCAGTACATTCAACAAAAACAGGAATCTGGATCTCCACTGAACCAGGATAAATGGACTCCTCCCAAAG AGGTCTTAAAGTATCAGAAGAAGCTCAGCAGTTCTGTGTCTGCTCAGTCCTGCTTTCTCAGTACTTATGGAGGGACCAGCCACATGTCTCTGGATGACATCTACACTAAAGGCGAGCTGGAACTAGTTCATAACTGTGTTGATGTCCATGGACCTTTGGACCTGGAGGACATACTTGGTACAGTGGGTACAGTGAACGAGGAGGCCGACACGGTGCTGGTGTCTGGGGATGCTGGCGGTGGGAAGAGCACCTTACTCCAAAGGCTGCACTTGCTTTGGGCTCGGGGGTCAGCCCTCCAGGACTTTCTCCTTCTGTTTCCATTCAGCTGTCGCAGGTTGAACTCAGAGACCAGGGAACTGTCTGTTCAGGAATTGCTATTTCAGCACTGCTGCTGGCCAGACAGGGAGCAGGAGGAGATTTTCCAGTTCATCCTGAACCACCCACATCTCATTCTCTTCACGTTTGATGGCCTGGATGAGCTCAAGCAGAGCTTTTCAGATGAGCACAGGCTCTGCTGCCCCACCCAGCGTGCACCTGTACACATACTATTGTTCAACTTAATCCAGGGTTCCCTACTGAAGGGAGTACGGAAAGTGGTGACTAGTCGCCCAGAGGCAGTGGGCCCTGTGTTGAAGAAACACCTCCGCAAAGAGGTCCTCCTGAAAGGCTTTTCCCCAAGCGGGATTGACTGTTTTGTGAAGAAGCATCACAGAGACCCCACTGTAGCTGCTAAGGTTTTGGAGTCCCTACAGACAAACACAGCTTTACTTGGACTGTGTCATAGTCCAGTCCTCTGCTGGATTGTCTCCCAGTGCCATAAGGAGTTGCTAGGCTGTGGAGAGGGCAGCCTACAAACAATCACAGACGTTTACCTAATGATCCTACAGCACTTTTTCCAGCATCAAACCTCCCCAAAGAGCACCACGGGGTTAGATTGGCTTCAGGAGCACCTAAACACAGTCTTGCATCTAGGAAAGCTTGCCTTTGAGGGGATAGGAGCCACCTGTTACATCTTCTCAGGTCCAGACTTGGAGACATGTGGTGTAACTGAGAAGGATATCTGCATGGGCTTTCTCATTCAAAGCAAAAATATGTCCTCCACTCACAGTAAATGCTATGAATTCCTTCATGTGACTATGCAATGTTTCTTTGCTGCTCTGTACATTGTTTTGTCAAATAATACTGACCGTTCAACTATCCCTAGGCTCTTTGAGCCACGGAACATGAGGAAGACAGGTCTGAGCAGCACATGTTTCATGGCCTGCATGCCTTCCACTGACAAACAAGAGCGGGCTTTAGAGGGGGAAGCTACAGCAGCTGAAACACCAAATCTGCAAATAACAGCCACCTTTGTGTCTGGACTACTGTCCCAGCGCCACCGAAGCCTGTGGCTCCACTGCTGTCCCACTGCTGTGATGGAGAAGAGGGTCAGACAGGTGTCGAGATGCCTGTCCAAAGGCATGCAGAAACACTTTAAGTCTATTCCTCAACCTGTGGAGGGGGAGAAGAAGAGCATGCATGCAATGCCGGGCTTCGTCTGGCTTATAAAATGCATCTATGAGATGCAGGAGAGCAGGATTGCTAAATGTGCCATGAGTAAGCTTGAGGTGGACCACCTGAAACTGACCTACTGTAACATTGGTCCTGTAGAGTGCACTGCACTAGCCTATGTTCTCCAGCATTTAAGGAATCCTGTAGGCCTCCAGCTAGACAACAACTCTGTAGGTGATGTTGGAGTGGAACAGCTTCTTCCCTGCATGCACATTTGTAATTCCCTGTA CCtcagaaataataacattacagATGAGGGAATCCGCAAACTGCTTGCCAAAGGTCTCCAGTGTGACAACTTCCGTAAAATTGC GCTCTTCAACAACAAGCTAACTGATGCTTGCACACAACACTTTTCTCATCTTCTGAAGACCAAGCAGAATTTCCTCTCTCTAAG gttaggcaacaataatataacagaagaaggaGCAAAGCAGCTGGCAGAGGGACTGAAATTCAACCATTCACTGCAGTATTTAGG GCTTTGGGGCAACAAGATAGGTGATGCAGGAACAGAGGCCCTTGCCAGTGCCCTAGAGAGCAGCAAATCTCTGGTGTGGCTAAG GTTGAGAAACAATGACCTCAGTTTGGAGGAGGTAGAGGAGATGACACAACGGGAATCGAGACTGACCTTCTGA